In Acidimicrobiia bacterium, the following are encoded in one genomic region:
- a CDS encoding helix-turn-helix domain-containing protein: MSTPAYREDAPSSALRAVVVCTWSRDGSQSERDVILPDGCVDIVWDGESLFVAGPDTGPVVLDSLEARRAHSGLRFRPGVSPAFLGVPASEIRDQRVPLDALWDGSRARRLTDDLVTGSMPATSMLERAVLEHAYEPVDALATGAVRAIARVPSTHVDALADRLGVSERTLHRRVLGAVGYGPKVLARIVRFRRFLALASRRDALSLADLAHSVGYADQAHLARECRALADRTPADLAGAHSERDVRFVQDGLTVARG; the protein is encoded by the coding sequence GTGAGCACGCCCGCATACCGAGAGGACGCGCCGTCGTCGGCGCTGCGCGCCGTCGTGGTGTGCACGTGGTCGCGCGATGGATCGCAGAGCGAGCGCGACGTGATCCTGCCCGATGGCTGTGTCGACATCGTGTGGGACGGCGAGTCGCTCTTCGTCGCCGGTCCCGACACCGGACCGGTCGTGCTCGACTCACTCGAGGCTCGGCGCGCGCACAGCGGGTTGCGGTTCCGTCCCGGTGTGTCGCCCGCGTTCCTCGGCGTTCCTGCGAGTGAGATCCGCGATCAACGCGTCCCGCTCGACGCGTTGTGGGACGGATCACGCGCGCGGCGACTCACCGACGATCTCGTGACGGGTTCGATGCCCGCGACCTCGATGCTCGAGCGCGCGGTGCTCGAGCACGCGTACGAGCCCGTCGACGCGCTCGCGACCGGGGCCGTGCGCGCGATCGCGCGTGTGCCGTCGACCCACGTCGACGCGCTCGCCGATCGACTCGGTGTCAGCGAGCGCACGCTGCACCGACGCGTGCTCGGGGCCGTGGGCTACGGGCCGAAGGTGCTGGCCCGCATCGTGCGTTTCCGTCGCTTCCTTGCGCTCGCGTCGCGCCGCGACGCGCTCAGCCTCGCCGATCTCGCGCATTCCGTCGGCTATGCCGACCAGGCCCACCTCGCGCGTGAGTGCCGCGCGCTGGCGGACCGGACGCCCGCGGATCTCGCCGGCGCGCACTCCGAGCGCGATGTCCGATTCGTACAAGACGGGTTGACGGTCGCGCGCGGATGA
- a CDS encoding acyltransferase family protein has product MEGAERGGERIERGGAKIAHISALDGARGLAVAGVLLFHGNHLRGGYLGVDFFFTLSGFLITTLLLAESSRSGAVSLGNFWARRARRLLPALAVLMVGVVVYAQVLAKPGELSQIRGDAFATLLYAANWHEIFSHTSYFALFSAPSPLNHTWSLAIEEQFYVIWPLLFVVLLTRFKRATPKAVLATSLGLATVSSVLMVVLYDPAHNNRVYFGTDTRAAAILFGAALAAALAAYGPPTRRSDRIALEISGLAGLAVLAIAWTRLDGQSSTLYRGGFLVCGLAATAIIATAVHPDRMLVARALSFGPLCGLGLISYGVYLYHWPIDVALDAQRAHLNGWPLFGLQTAVALAAAVLSYRYIEQPIRRGRVNTVQLRRLTPVVAVALALALFATTSGASSAPAVAAPNTPSSANLMVESALVARQRATADAPRVMVVGNSVAFLLARGFVDLQATPKPVVFNGSVLGCIFPPEILRPPAEVNGGIVDLAPCHPAWEARAVAAFRPTVVYWIASTRGAIGGKYRGQTMTGCSPLFDEVYERDLRREIAQLGRFGAKVVITTSAYSRRDGAANDPAQDDCENAMRRSVAAATGSQLVDLFSYVCPKGECRSKIDGVTLRSDGLHYEGAGADLVARWLYSQVRSP; this is encoded by the coding sequence GTGGAGGGGGCCGAGCGAGGCGGTGAAAGGATCGAGCGCGGGGGCGCCAAGATCGCCCACATCTCCGCGCTCGACGGCGCTCGCGGCCTCGCGGTCGCGGGGGTGCTGCTCTTCCACGGCAACCACTTGCGGGGCGGCTACCTCGGGGTCGACTTCTTCTTCACGCTCTCTGGGTTCCTGATCACGACGCTGTTGCTCGCGGAGTCGAGTCGCAGCGGCGCCGTGAGCCTGGGCAACTTCTGGGCCCGGCGGGCGCGACGACTGCTGCCCGCGCTCGCGGTGCTGATGGTCGGCGTCGTCGTCTACGCCCAGGTGCTCGCCAAGCCCGGTGAGCTCTCACAGATCCGCGGCGACGCGTTCGCGACTTTGCTCTACGCGGCGAACTGGCACGAGATCTTCTCGCACACGAGCTACTTCGCGTTGTTCAGCGCGCCGTCGCCCCTGAACCACACGTGGAGCCTCGCGATCGAAGAGCAGTTCTACGTGATCTGGCCGCTGCTGTTCGTCGTGCTGCTCACGCGGTTCAAGCGCGCGACGCCGAAGGCGGTGCTGGCGACGTCGCTCGGCCTCGCGACCGTCTCGAGCGTGTTGATGGTGGTGCTCTACGACCCCGCGCACAACAACCGCGTGTACTTCGGGACCGACACGCGCGCGGCCGCGATCCTGTTCGGTGCCGCGCTCGCGGCGGCGCTCGCGGCGTACGGACCGCCGACGAGGCGCAGCGATCGGATCGCACTCGAGATCTCGGGCCTCGCGGGGCTCGCGGTGCTCGCGATCGCGTGGACGCGACTCGACGGGCAGTCGTCGACGCTCTATCGCGGTGGGTTCCTCGTGTGCGGCCTCGCGGCCACGGCGATCATCGCGACGGCGGTGCATCCCGACCGGATGCTCGTCGCCCGCGCGCTCTCGTTCGGTCCACTCTGCGGGCTCGGCCTCATCAGCTACGGCGTGTACCTGTACCACTGGCCGATCGACGTCGCGCTCGACGCGCAACGCGCCCATCTGAACGGATGGCCGCTGTTCGGATTGCAGACCGCCGTCGCGCTCGCCGCCGCGGTGTTGTCGTACCGCTACATCGAGCAGCCGATCCGGCGCGGGCGCGTGAACACCGTGCAGCTCCGCCGGCTCACGCCCGTGGTCGCGGTCGCGCTCGCGCTCGCGCTCTTTGCCACGACGAGCGGAGCGAGCTCGGCGCCGGCGGTGGCGGCGCCGAACACGCCGAGCTCGGCGAACCTCATGGTCGAGAGCGCGCTCGTGGCGCGCCAACGAGCGACAGCCGACGCGCCGCGCGTCATGGTCGTCGGGAACTCGGTCGCGTTCCTGCTCGCGCGCGGCTTCGTCGATCTGCAGGCGACGCCGAAGCCGGTCGTGTTCAACGGCTCCGTGCTCGGATGCATCTTTCCGCCCGAGATCCTGCGGCCGCCGGCCGAGGTGAACGGCGGCATCGTCGACCTCGCCCCGTGCCATCCGGCATGGGAAGCGCGCGCGGTCGCGGCCTTCCGTCCGACCGTCGTCTACTGGATCGCGAGCACGCGCGGCGCGATCGGCGGTAAGTACCGCGGGCAGACGATGACCGGCTGCTCACCTCTGTTCGACGAGGTGTACGAGCGCGACCTCCGGCGCGAGATCGCGCAGCTGGGCCGGTTCGGCGCCAAGGTCGTGATCACGACGTCGGCGTACTCACGCCGCGACGGCGCCGCGAACGATCCTGCACAGGACGACTGCGAGAACGCGATGCGGCGGAGCGTCGCGGCGGCGACGGGTTCGCAACTCGTCGACCTGTTCTCATACGTCTGCCCCAAGGGCGAGTGCCGGTCGAAGATCGACGGTGTCACCCTGCGGTCCGACGGTCTGCACTACGAGGGTGCAGGGGCGGATCTCGTCGCGCGCTGGCTCTACTCGCAGGTGCGCTCGCCGTAA
- a CDS encoding universal stress protein: protein MAERIVVGFDNSPAALAALEWAKCQAQLVGAELVLVYVSSAARAWELAAAQINTDPMRAEAKRRLAGEWTAPLREAGVPYRARVTEGRVADELMKVARAEDASLIVVGMTARGTLTELVFGSTRHDLLHHAVRPVVAVPAPAA, encoded by the coding sequence ATGGCCGAGAGGATCGTCGTCGGGTTCGACAACTCACCGGCGGCCCTGGCCGCGCTCGAATGGGCGAAGTGCCAGGCGCAACTCGTCGGCGCCGAGCTCGTCCTCGTGTACGTCTCGTCGGCCGCGCGTGCGTGGGAGCTCGCAGCCGCGCAGATCAACACCGACCCGATGCGCGCCGAGGCGAAGCGCCGGCTCGCGGGGGAGTGGACCGCGCCGCTGCGGGAGGCGGGGGTGCCGTACCGAGCGCGCGTGACCGAAGGTCGAGTCGCGGACGAGCTCATGAAGGTCGCGCGCGCCGAGGACGCTTCGCTCATCGTGGTCGGCATGACGGCGCGCGGCACGCTCACCGAGTTGGTGTTCGGCAGCACGCGCCACGACCTCTTGCACCACGCGGTCCGGCCCGTCGTCGCGGTGCCCGCACCCGCCGCGTAG
- a CDS encoding acyltransferase family protein, translating to MEGARDGAARIAHISALDGARGMAVAGVLLFHGDHLRGGYLGVDFFFTLSGFLITTLLLAESSRSGAVSLGNFWARRARRLLPALAVLMVGVAIYAQVLAKPGELSQIRGDAFATLFYFANWHEIFSHTSYFTLFLAPSPLNHTWSLAIEEQFYVIWPLLFVVLLTRFKRATPKAVLVTSLAMASISSGLMIALYNPAHTNRVYFGTDTRAAAILFGAALAAALAAYGPPTRRNDRIALEAVGLVGVAVLAVAWTGLDGQSADLYRGGFLVCGLAATAIIATAVHPDRMLVARALSFGPLCGLGLISYGLYLYHWPIDIALDAQRAHLHGWPLFGLQTAVALAAALVSYHYIEQPIRRGRVSALQLRRLSPAIALGLAVALFVTTAGTGSSASASGSGAITGKSAQLELLAAHRARALASADEPRVMIAGDSVADLLAQTLQSMRTTPPVAVYNAGYAGCNSLPGVTENRSRRTDGSTVVEPTAPCDPAWELPALEAFDPDVVVWLTSSPADDLMQHGHWISTCGARYADEFRRELTRVVGVLGSHGAHVVLTTSAYPRFRNADNDAAADCQNRLRRQVASATGTKLVDLFSYVCPHGKCRTKQDGVFLRSDGIHYAGPGGRLIGAWLLKHLR from the coding sequence GTGGAGGGGGCCAGGGACGGGGCCGCGAGAATCGCGCACATCTCGGCGCTCGACGGCGCGCGCGGGATGGCGGTCGCGGGGGTGCTGCTCTTCCATGGCGACCACTTGCGGGGCGGCTATCTCGGCGTGGATTTCTTCTTCACGCTCTCTGGGTTCCTGATCACGACGCTGTTGCTCGCGGAGTCGAGTCGCAGCGGTGCCGTGAGCCTGGGCAACTTCTGGGCTCGGCGGGCGCGACGACTGCTGCCCGCGCTCGCGGTGCTGATGGTCGGCGTCGCGATCTACGCGCAGGTGCTCGCCAAGCCCGGTGAGCTCTCACAAATCCGTGGCGACGCGTTCGCGACGTTGTTCTACTTCGCGAACTGGCACGAGATCTTCTCGCACACCAGCTACTTCACTCTGTTCCTCGCGCCGTCGCCGCTGAACCACACGTGGAGCCTCGCGATCGAAGAGCAGTTCTACGTGATCTGGCCGCTGCTGTTCGTCGTGCTGCTCACGCGGTTCAAGCGTGCGACGCCGAAGGCGGTGCTGGTCACCTCGCTGGCGATGGCGAGCATCTCGAGCGGGTTGATGATCGCCTTGTACAACCCGGCGCACACGAACCGCGTCTATTTCGGGACCGACACGCGCGCGGCCGCGATCCTGTTCGGTGCCGCGCTCGCGGCGGCACTCGCTGCGTACGGACCGCCGACGCGCCGCAATGATCGGATCGCACTCGAAGCCGTCGGTCTCGTCGGTGTCGCGGTGCTCGCGGTCGCGTGGACGGGGCTCGACGGGCAATCGGCCGACCTCTATCGCGGTGGCTTCCTCGTCTGCGGCCTCGCGGCGACGGCGATCATCGCGACCGCGGTGCATCCCGACCGGATGCTCGTCGCGCGGGCGCTGTCGTTCGGTCCGCTGTGTGGTCTCGGTCTGATCAGCTACGGGCTGTACCTGTACCACTGGCCGATCGACATCGCGCTCGACGCGCAACGCGCGCACCTGCACGGTTGGCCGCTGTTCGGATTGCAGACCGCGGTCGCGCTCGCCGCCGCGCTCGTGTCGTACCACTACATCGAGCAGCCGATTCGTCGTGGCCGTGTGAGCGCGCTCCAGCTGCGCCGCTTGTCACCGGCAATCGCGCTCGGGCTCGCGGTCGCGTTGTTCGTCACGACGGCCGGCACCGGCAGCAGCGCGAGCGCGAGCGGGAGCGGCGCGATCACGGGCAAGTCGGCGCAGCTCGAGCTGCTCGCCGCGCACCGCGCACGAGCGCTTGCGTCGGCGGACGAGCCCCGCGTGATGATCGCGGGCGACTCGGTCGCCGATCTCCTCGCGCAGACGCTCCAGAGCATGCGGACCACGCCGCCCGTCGCCGTGTACAACGCGGGATATGCAGGCTGTAACTCGCTGCCGGGCGTGACGGAGAATCGGTCGCGACGTACCGACGGCTCGACCGTCGTCGAACCGACCGCGCCGTGCGATCCGGCGTGGGAGCTCCCGGCACTGGAGGCGTTCGATCCCGACGTCGTGGTGTGGCTCACGAGCAGCCCGGCCGACGACCTGATGCAGCACGGGCACTGGATCTCGACGTGCGGCGCGCGGTACGCGGACGAGTTCCGGCGCGAGCTCACGCGCGTCGTCGGCGTGCTGGGCTCGCACGGCGCGCATGTCGTGCTCACGACGTCGGCGTACCCGCGGTTCCGGAACGCCGACAACGACGCCGCGGCCGACTGCCAGAACCGGCTGCGGCGCCAGGTCGCGTCCGCCACCGGCACCAAGCTCGTCGATCTGTTCTCGTACGTCTGCCCGCACGGCAAGTGCCGCACGAAGCAGGACGGCGTGTTCCTCCGCTCGGACGGCATCCACTACGCCGGGCCCGGCGGACGGCTCATCGGCGCCTGGCTGCTGAAGCACCTCCGTTGA
- a CDS encoding alkaline phosphatase family protein produces MTDDRADSGLSRRELLARGAGLAGVAGVASLLGTTGSSAADMLLPRRTALPQPKKSGIEHVVVVMMENRSFDHFLGWLPGANGTQAGLSFADPAGKRHRTQHLTEWQGCGHPDPDHSWDGGRTQLNGGACDGWLLGANDEYSIGYYKGADLDFYRHAAPYWTVCDKYFAAIMASTYPNRFFMHAAQTDRLNNGGTYPTTLPTIWDSLAAADVSAAYYYTDLPFIALWGSKYSDITHPYTQFQDDCASGNLPAVSFVDPKFLDEGSGTAGDDHPHSDIRVGQYWLNQVYDAITNSPAWDSTVLVINYDEWGGFFDHVRPRKAPDANPDARLRGFRVPAFVISPFARRHHVAHDLYDHTSVLKMIEWRWGLEPLTVRDAAANNIAEVLDFKNRDLHAPKWNVPEVVGVACPEESAEADFEDWLILREHAERSGFDLPTHA; encoded by the coding sequence ATGACGGACGATCGTGCGGATTCAGGTCTCAGCCGGCGCGAGCTGCTCGCGCGGGGTGCCGGGCTGGCGGGCGTGGCCGGTGTCGCATCGCTGCTCGGGACGACGGGCAGCTCGGCGGCCGACATGCTGCTGCCCCGGCGGACGGCGTTGCCGCAGCCCAAGAAGTCCGGTATCGAGCACGTCGTCGTGGTGATGATGGAGAACCGCTCCTTCGACCACTTCCTCGGATGGCTGCCCGGCGCGAACGGCACCCAAGCCGGGCTCTCGTTCGCGGATCCCGCAGGCAAGCGCCATCGCACCCAGCACCTCACGGAGTGGCAGGGCTGCGGCCACCCGGATCCCGACCACTCGTGGGACGGCGGCCGCACCCAGCTCAACGGCGGCGCGTGCGACGGATGGCTGCTCGGCGCCAACGACGAATACTCGATCGGCTACTACAAGGGCGCCGATCTCGATTTCTACCGTCATGCGGCGCCGTACTGGACCGTCTGCGACAAGTACTTCGCCGCGATCATGGCGTCGACGTACCCGAACCGCTTCTTCATGCACGCGGCGCAGACCGACCGACTCAACAACGGCGGTACGTACCCCACCACGCTGCCCACCATCTGGGACTCGCTGGCCGCCGCCGACGTGAGCGCCGCGTACTACTACACCGACCTCCCGTTCATCGCGCTGTGGGGGTCGAAGTACTCGGATATCACGCATCCGTACACGCAGTTCCAGGACGATTGCGCGAGCGGCAACCTTCCCGCGGTCTCGTTCGTCGATCCCAAGTTCCTCGACGAGGGTTCCGGCACCGCGGGCGACGACCACCCGCACTCCGACATCCGCGTCGGCCAGTACTGGCTGAACCAGGTCTACGACGCGATCACGAACAGCCCCGCCTGGGACAGCACCGTGCTCGTGATCAACTACGACGAGTGGGGCGGTTTCTTCGACCACGTGCGACCGCGCAAGGCCCCCGACGCCAATCCCGACGCGCGCCTGCGCGGCTTCCGCGTCCCCGCGTTCGTGATCTCGCCGTTCGCTCGTCGTCATCACGTCGCACACGATCTCTACGACCACACGTCGGTGCTCAAGATGATCGAGTGGCGCTGGGGTCTCGAGCCGCTGACCGTGCGCGACGCCGCGGCGAACAACATCGCCGAGGTCCTCGACTTCAAGAACCGAGACCTCCACGCGCCGAAGTGGAACGTGCCCGAGGTCGTCGGCGTCGCCTGCCCGGAGGAGAGTGCCGAGGCCGACTTCGAAGACTGGCTGATCCTGCGTGAGCACGCGGAGCGCAGCGGCTTCGATCTCCCCACGCACGCCTGA
- a CDS encoding VOC family protein, translated as MNVRFVASFAPIVRDVPATRALYRDTIGLTFEGEADDYSFTEKLDGVKHFGLWPLTEAAKACYGTAEWPADVPVPQASVEFEVDDVPAAAAELQAAGYELVHETRTEPWGQTIARVLDPNGLIVGVCVTPHLQ; from the coding sequence ATGAACGTCCGTTTCGTTGCCAGCTTCGCGCCCATCGTCCGTGATGTCCCGGCGACCCGTGCGCTCTACCGCGACACGATCGGCCTCACGTTCGAAGGCGAGGCCGACGACTACTCCTTCACCGAGAAGCTCGACGGTGTGAAGCACTTCGGGCTGTGGCCGCTCACCGAAGCCGCGAAGGCGTGCTACGGCACCGCCGAGTGGCCCGCCGACGTGCCCGTGCCGCAGGCGTCGGTCGAGTTCGAGGTCGACGACGTGCCCGCCGCCGCAGCCGAGCTCCAGGCCGCGGGCTACGAGCTCGTGCACGAGACGCGCACCGAGCCGTGGGGTCAGACGATCGCGCGTGTGCTCGACCCGAACGGCCTCATCGTCGGCGTCTGCGTCACACCGCATCTGCAATGA
- a CDS encoding DinB family protein, whose protein sequence is MRAAGSDADETWRALSDSLEQTWTQLDARLAGLTDTEALWEPVADCWSVRASPNGSVTADWLDGPDDPDPAPVTTIAWRLWHIAVDCLDSYSARAFDRTGTGLHATAWVLETSRARDLLRQAWQVFVAGLETRAPDGLYELLGPQWRGDADKTYLALALHAQREVVHHGAEIALLRDLYRGHGLGS, encoded by the coding sequence GTGCGCGCGGCTGGGAGTGATGCCGACGAGACCTGGCGCGCGTTGTCGGACTCCCTCGAGCAGACGTGGACGCAGCTCGACGCGCGGCTCGCGGGCCTGACCGACACCGAGGCGCTCTGGGAACCGGTCGCGGATTGCTGGTCGGTGCGCGCGAGCCCCAACGGCTCCGTGACCGCCGACTGGCTCGACGGGCCCGACGATCCCGATCCGGCACCGGTCACGACGATCGCGTGGAGGCTGTGGCACATCGCGGTCGACTGCCTCGACTCGTACTCGGCGCGCGCGTTCGACCGGACCGGAACCGGGCTGCACGCGACCGCGTGGGTGCTCGAGACGTCACGCGCTCGGGATCTCCTGAGGCAGGCGTGGCAGGTGTTCGTCGCGGGGCTCGAGACGCGGGCGCCCGACGGCCTGTACGAGCTGCTCGGTCCGCAGTGGCGCGGTGACGCAGACAAGACCTACCTCGCGCTCGCCCTGCACGCGCAACGCGAGGTGGTGCACCACGGCGCCGAGATCGCGCTGCTGCGCGACTTGTACCGCGGGCACGGTCTCGGTTCATAG